In Rhizoctonia solani chromosome 6, complete sequence, the sequence ACCTTCTATTTGTATATACACTTAGAGAAAATGTTGTACACGCGTATGCTTGGCGGGTTGTCATCTGTATTTCAGACAATACTTGAGCTTACACGCTATCATATGAAGCAGGCTTCCAAGACTCAGAATTGATTGTACCTAACACTAAAGGCTGCTACCAAAAGGGGCAATTGATATTGTGTATTCATGACACATACGTAGATTACATTGTTCCAAACACGCCCACACGATCTCCCTTTGGGTGTTGAGATTGTTTGCTCAACAGGCTGAGATGGAGCTCAAGAAGCAAAAGCTGATTGCTGACCATGGCGTTCTCTTTCATCTTCTCGTCGATAGCCACCAGAAGCCTCTGCTGTGCCTTCTGCAGCTCCTGCTTGGCCATGCTATTCAACGTGTTAAGATCAAACCAAGTGTAGTACCTATCAAATGAGACCTACCAAAGAGCTTGAAGTTCCTCATCCATCTTGTGGAGCAAACCCCTTAGCACAGGGGGTGCCACGTTGAAATGGACCCTCCAGGAGCGTTCTGGGCTGCATGAAGCCTTGCAGTGTACACATTGCTTCAAGTCTGTCTTACCCCCACCAGTCCCCGGGTCAGCAATACATTTTTCACACACAAGATGACCTATTGATAGACTTAGATTTATGAGACTTTACCCAAACTTGCAACGCACCGCACTCCAGAGCAAAGATATTCCTGCTGCTTGCAATGCAGCGGCAAGCCAAACACCAAGTAAAAGACTGCCCGGATTGATCGGAGCTCACGCCTTGGCTAGCCTGGTGGGTCGACATGAAAAAAGATCTTACTCGCTGTTGGGGACTGATGCAGCTTTGCAATGTGGCATTTTTTATAGGTTGCTTCAACATCTTAGTAATCACGTCACGTGGCTATCAGACTTTGTAAAAGGCATGAGTCATTGGAAGGCAAGCAAGGGACTGGTGCGGAAAGGGGAACCCGCAGAGTCCTCCATGCAATCACATGTATCCATCCTTTGCAAGTGTATCTGCGGACATAAGTGCAGGTTATTCACCTCCAATAAATGGTTCTTTAGGTCCGCAATATTCCAGCAGACAacttccttgtccttggccAAAATCCTTATGTTCTGTCTTACCAACGCTCTTTCTGTATTAGACTTTAGTGAAAGCACATATTCCTCtaggttattacaaagtagtaggttggtggtaggttgaaccaagctacactgcagggtgatccaagctacactgcagggtggcccaagctacactgcagggtgaactgttgtgatatggcacagggtgggaaccaggtggacacaacccacatatggtgttagggtggattatagggaaagcatcagccctcctacaaaaagttgcgtactttacacacagcaataccaccatcccctaagttagggtgagtcatgtgacaactgaccacccatgccacacagaattgcgtacaacatgcagaagtatagcaccatggtcaatgttagggtgagtcacatgatcaatgattactccttgtactcacagttgcgtaccaagtacgcagctatatgacccacaatcatgttagggtgagtcacatgaccacccatcactctactcatgcagagttgcgtacttggtacgcaactatatcacacacaattgtgttagggtgagtcacatgaccacccaccgctctacttgtgcagagttgcgtacttggtacgcaactataccacccacagttatgttagggtgaatcatgtgaccatccaccgcactactcatgcagagttgcgtaccaagtacgcaacaataccacacacaattgtgttagggtgagtcacgtgaccacccactgcactgctcatgcagagttgcatacttggtacgcaactataccacccacagttatgtgagggaggacccccaattatccTGGGGGAGGCTTCTTTGGCTTCCAGATATCACGTGCAGGTCCACTCTCTGGGTGATTGTTTTTCTGGGTGCTAACACCGTCAAacaatcaattttgattgtgaTGGTATTCAACTCGCGTTGTTGTTTGGGAGTTAGGTAGCGTTCCTGGTACATTTAGCTACTGTATTTACTAGTCTAAATTAAAATCAATTGTTTTCATCCTCtgttttgagtttgaagtcccaggtatatgcgcttgcaTTTTGCTCAGGATTACTAAGGCTCGGGGAACTTCTGTTGTCTTCCCATGCCAAAAAATTTAGCTGTTCTTAGCGTATTGCGTGATCATTGTTAGAGTCGGAGCTTGtttgcaatcatccttaaaacTCGTACACATACTATGGCAAGTTTAGGCAAACTATCCGCACGTAATATCATTCGGCCTGGGAAGGATATAATCAAACGGAATAGCGCGCTGTCCGCCCCTAGTACTTTCTTAGATTTACTCCCTGCCTTTGATACTCCGGGTCTTTTGTCTGGATTCTGTCGGAAAAACAGCTTGTACTTGGGAGAGGTAAGTTGTCGTGACCCAACtataaggttggtcacacgctagtggatcgggcgcttgaggccgtactactacaagtaAAGGTACACgactactatctaaggctatactacggcTACGTAAGGTAACCCTTCTACTATCTAACTACTGACgaggggggcttagccctggaggtgtggtaagcgcaATAAGGAGTAAGCTGCTGAACtactaggggccggctacttagctggctgggggtgatcctcctcaatggtatgagacgaggtaaatcgacttggggtttccaagcgattttcctactgtatatataacaaagagcacactatctacatggtctgtgcgcgtgagaaaagaagtacatgtgtgaaaagagaagcgtgctgcgggctgcgcagaagcgtggatttctcctaagcgcccttggcacggcatctcggcgcggcatctcggcataataagcgccgagatcacgtgatcgaaaaacataagataaagagtccgtaaaaaatagtaaaaatagtagaaaaatcaggcgattccaatggtgtATTCAGGGAGgtttgtaacattgccccccccttaaaggctcttggcggcgtcacgagcctttttgagtctagcttggttgaagcgtttgatttcttcctggctgtgctctaacagttcttctggctcccaagaattgtcttctggtccgtagcccttccattttatcaggtaaaaccatttgccttgttgcctttttgagtcaatgatcCTTTCtacttcgtattcttcttccccctcaattgtTTCTGGAGGGGGTCGTTCAGGGAGCGGCTGACTTGGGGACTCATGGACCTTGGACAATAGGCCCACGTAGAAGACATCGTGGATTTTAAGAGTTTCCGGCAACTTgaggcggtaggcgtgggtGGAAATTTTTTCTGTGACTTCAAAGGGTCCTAGCTGTTTAGGGTCCAATTTGTTTGAGTTGGTCCTAAGCTCGACATTCTTTCCATCCAGCCATACTTTTTCACCCACAACGTATTCTGGGATTGTTCCTTTTACCCCTGCCATACGTTCCTTGGTCATCCTGAGTGCGGATTCCgcctctttccattcctttgCCAGGGTGTCTGCTACCTGAtcggcttctgggacgttagCCGGCACGTTGGACGGGCTCATGACGGGGCTTCTTCCATAGACaagttcaaagggggttCTCCCGGTAGCCGAGTGTCTAGCGTTGTTGTAAGCATATTCTGCTAGTGGTAACCAGGTTGCCCAGTCTGAATGGTCTGCCGCCACATAGGATCTAAGATAGAATtcgatgaactggttcactctttccgtttgtccgtccgactccgggtggtaggctgaggagaaggctGGGTTGatcccaaggcgttggtacagtgcccttagaaatttccctgtgaacgtGGTTCCGCGGTCTGAGACTGTCTTGACTGGTAGTCCGTGTAGTTTCCAAACGTGGGTGATGAATAGATCTGCTaggcccttggctgtgacTTTCTTTGTTGTTGGAatgaagtggccaaacttggagaaggagtcaattacAACTAGAATCGCATCGTACCCGTTAGACttagggaatcctgtgatgaagtcataggatattGTATGGAAAGGGAACGGggggacttctaagggttttagggagATGACGGGGGCGTGTGCGCGgcggttggcttggcaggtagggcagcattctacccattccttagcagatgacttcattcctggccaccagtagttgcggtTCAGGAGTTCTAGGGTTCTCTGTTGCccagggtgtcctgccaggggtgagttgtGGAACCCCCTTAACAATCGCTCCTTCAAGGGTTCTGAGTCCGGGACCACTAGTTTTCCACGATACCAAaggaggtcttcttcccagtcataatctcTATATGCCTTACGAATGGAGGGGGGAGCGTTGTCTGCGTCCtctgtgaggaattggataatggGTTCAAGGGATGGGTCTTCCCTGAGCTTAGTGCGGATCTCCATGACAATTTccaattcttcttctgacgtgttggcaaagacttctgcggggagcatgacttctggttctgagGGGTTATCAACATAGTCTGCTCGCCTGGACAGTGCATCCGGTTTACccgactgtttccctggttggtagtggatctcaaagttaaAGTCGCTtaagaatatgcgccatcggGCGTGCCTGCAATTGAAGGTTctggcctgcatccaatattctaaATTTCAATGATCCGTGAACACCTGTAtgggtttgtccgttgcttccaagaagatacgccacTCCTCTAGGGCCTTGATGACggctaggagttccttgtcatgggtgtcgtaattggcctcagcaccagagaaggattttgacatatAGGCTACTGGGTGTAAGCAATTATCCTCCCCTCTTTGACTaaggattgctcccatggctactcctgacgcgtctgtttcaaggtagtaggggagactagggttggaatggataagCACGGGTGCCCGGGTAACTAGACGTTTCAACTCCTGgaacgcttcttcctctgggttaccccatgaccagggggtttcctttctggtgaggttgtggagtgGTCGTGCGACGGAGCTGAAATTTGGGATGAATTGGCGGAGGTAGTTTACGAACCCTAGGAacgcttggacttgtttgactgttttgggctGTGGCCATGACGTTACTGCCTCAattttcttctgatccatagaAAAGCCTGtaggggatatgacaatgcccagGTAGTCGACTGTGGTcacgtggaaatggcatttggacagcttgcagaacagttgattCTTCATAAGACGGGATAGTacctccctgacatgggcTGGATGGTCTTCTGGCTTTTCCGAAAAGATGAGGATGTCGTCTAAGTAAATCACCACAGTTACGTCAATCAGGTCCCTAAATAGAtcgttcataaagtgttggaacgctgcaggggcattggtgagaccaaagggcatgactagatattcaaagaggccatatttggttctaaaggccgtcttccattcgtctccttccttgatgcgtacattgttgtaaccccagcgtaaATCCAACTTGGTAAAGATCTTTGCGTGCCTGAGTtttgccatgaggtcgtcCTGTCTTGGTAGGGGATAGACGTTTTTGTGGGTAACCTCATTCAGCTTCCTATAATCAACGACCAATTGGAGggagccatctgcctttttcacaaacatgaccggagCGCCTGccgaggaggtactagggcggatcttaCCCGTTGCCAGTTcctcgtcaatgtgttgttttaGGGCTTTGGACTCTGCATTGGTCATTCCATATATGGGGCCTGGAGTTAACTTTGCGTCGGGGGTAAGGTCTATTGCAATGTCGTAATCCCGGTGAGGAGGCAAAaccttgaactcttcttcgccaaatacTTTGGCAAACTCGTGATATTGAGAGGGGAGGTCCGCTAGGGGGTTGGagtcagcttcttcttccgaggcaatctgtgcttgttcagggaaggtaACGGTGCCTAGGGtccagtcaatgaggggagactcctgagtgagccatgtcatgccaagtatggcgGGCGTGTTCCCAATGGGGCACactaggaaaggaatggtatgtgggtggccattggccgaaaccgcaagttgaacctggtgccatatgcgaccagtctgggatattgtaccatctagcatcctcacaactcgtggatttttgagttgggtttttggtattttcaGTTTTTCTACTAATGAGGGGGATATGAAATTGgaagtggctcctgagtccaCCAGGGTTTTTATAGGTTCCGTCGGAAAATCACGTAGTATCATGTCTAAAAAGAGGAGGGGTTTTTTATTCGAGTCCAtggcaatatttacaaactcaGACATAGATATAGGTGATTCTAATTTGGAGACCAAGGGTTTGACGGGAATCCTTGGCCTCACTCTTTTTCCGACTCGTCCTGGGCCACCTTGGCTGTTTCCTTGGgggttgccttccaaccattggggcactgcttgatgCCGTGGCCCTTTTGTCCGCATTTGACGCATAGCCcagatgcgcggcggcggtccctttcttccggcgTTACGTAGTTAGGATCCTCTGATAGACGGACCCTCtgagtggtagtggtggatgtggtcgcggtgaccagggccttggtgggagccTT encodes:
- a CDS encoding Reverse transcriptase (RNA-dependent DNA polymerase); protein product: MSEFVNIAMDSNKKPLLFLDMILRDFPTEPIKTLVDSGATSNFISPSLVEKLKIPKTQLKNPRVVRMLDGTISQTGRIWHQVQLAVSANGHPHTIPFLVCPIGNTPAILGMTWLTQESPLIDWTLGTVTFPEQAQIASEEEADSNPLADLPSQYHEFAKVFGEEEFKVLPPHRDYDIAIDLTPDAKLTPGPIYGMTNAESKALKQHIDEELATGKIRPSTSSAGAPVMFVKKADGSLQLVVDYRKLNEVTHKNVYPLPRQDDLMAKLRHAKIFTKLDLRWGYNNVRIKEGDEWKTAFRTKYGLFEYLVMPFGLTNAPAAFQHFMNDLFRDLIDVTVVIYLDDILIFSEKPEDHPAHVREVLSRLMKNQLFCKLSKCHFHVTTVDYLGIVISPTGFSMDQKKIEAVTSWPQPKTVKQVQAFLGFVNYLRQFIPNFSSVARPLHNLTRKETPWSWGNPEEEAFQELKRLVTRAPVLIHSNPSLPYYLETDASGVAMGAILSQRGEDNCLHPVAYMSKSFSGAEANYDTHDKELLAVIKALEEWQYWMQARTFNCRHARWRIFLSDFNFEIHYQPGKQSGKPDALSRRADYVDNPSEPEVMLPAEVFANTSEEELEIVMEIRTKLREDPSLEPIIQFLTEDADNAPPSIRKAYRDYDWEEDLLWYRGKLVVPDSEPLKERLLRGFHNSPLAGHPGQQRTLELLNRNYWWPGMKSSAKEWVECCPTCQANRRAHAPVISLKPLEVPPFPFHTISYDFITGFPKSNGYDAILVVIDSFSKFGHFIPTTKKVTAKGLADLFITHVWKLHGLPVKTVSDRGTTFTGKFLRALYQRLGINPAFSSAYHPESDGQTERVNQFIEFYLRSYVAADHSDWATWLPLAEYAYNNARHSATGRTPFELVYGRSPVMSPSNVPANVPEADQVADTLAKEWKEAESALRMTKERMAGVKGTIPEYVVGEKVWLDGKNVELRTNSNKLDPKQLGPFEVTEKISTHAYRLKLPETLKIHDVFYVGLLSKVHESPSQPLPERPPPETIEGEEEYEVERIIDSKRQQGKWFYLIKWKGYGPEDNSWEPEELLEHSQEEIKRFNQARLKKARDAAKSL